The following proteins are co-located in the Meriones unguiculatus strain TT.TT164.6M chromosome 4, Bangor_MerUng_6.1, whole genome shotgun sequence genome:
- the Spata2 gene encoding spermatogenesis-associated protein 2 — MDTKYKDDLFRKYVQFHEGKVDPTPGKQQPGSDEYLRMAAATLLSLHNVDPLYRFRLIQFYEVVESSLRSLSSSSLSALHCAFSMLETVAINLFLFPWKKEFRSIKTYTGPFVYYVKSTLLEDDIRAILKFLGYEPELGTSYKLKELVESLQVKMVSFELFLAKVECEQMLGIHSQVKDKGYSELDVVTERKNSTEDARGCSDALRRRAESREHLTTSMARVALQKSASERAAKDYYKPRVTKPSRSVDAYDSYWESRKPPSKASLSLRKEPLVVDVGDDLKDEISRPSPSLLAMSSSPHGSPDDLPSISPINGLSLLRSTYFPTQDDMDLYTDSEPRATYRRQDALRPDVWLVKNDAHPIYHKRSPPTKESALSKCQNCGLSCSSPLCQRCDSVLVCPSASKPSAFPSKASAHDSLVHGAPLREKYVGQTQGLDRLPPVHSKPKPSTTATSRCGFCNRAGATNTCTQCSKVSCDACLGAYHCDPCCGKRELHKFTPNNQLSYKSTQFSHLVYR; from the exons ATGGATACGAAGTACAAGGATGACTTATTTCGGAAGTACGTGCAGTTCCATGAGGGCAAAGTGGACCCCACCCCCGGCAAGCAGCAGCCTGGCAGCGATGAGTACCTGCGAATGGCAGCGGCCACCCTGCTCAGCCTGCACAATGTGGACCCCTTGTATCGATTTCGGCTGATCCAGTTTTATGAAGTGGTGGAGAGCTCCCTCCGCTCACTGAGCAGCTCCAGCCTGAGCGCTCTGCACTGCGCCTTCAGCATGCTGGAGACGGTGGCCATCAACCTCTTCCTGTTCCCCTGGAAGAAGGAGTTCCGCAGCATCAAG aCCTACACGGGCCCTTTTGTTTACTATGTCAAGTCTACATTGCTGGAGGATGACATCCGAGCCATTCTGAAGTTCCTAGGCTACGAGCCTGAGTTGGGGACTTCGTACAAACTCAAAGAGCTTGTGGAGTCCCTCCAGGTGAAGATGGTCTCCTTTGAGCTCTTCCTGGCCAAGGTCGAATGTGAGCAGATGCTGGGGATCCATTCACAGGTAAAGGACAAGGGCTACTCGGAGCTGGATGTGGTTACTGAGCGCAAGAACAGCACAGAGGATGCGCGTGGTTGCTCAGATGCCCTGCGCCGGCGGGCGGAGAGTAGGGAGCACCTGACCACTTCCATGGCCCGTGTGGCACTCCAGAAGTCAGCCAGTGAGCGGGCAGCCAAGGACTACTACAAGCCCCGAGTGACTAAACCTTCCAGATCGGTGGATGCCTACGACAGCTACTGGGAGAGCAGGAAGCCCCCCTCAAAGGCCTCACTGAGTCTGCGCAAGGAGCCCCTGGTTGTGGATGTAGGGGATGATCTGAAGGACGAGATCAGCCGCCCGTCCCCCTCATTGTTGGCCATGTCCAGCTCCCCCCATGGTAGCCCTGATgaccttccctccatctctcccatcAATGGCCTCAGCCTGCTTCGCAGTACGTACTTTCCCACTCAGGATGACATGGACCTATATACGGACTCGGAACCCAGGGCCACCTACCGCAGGCAGGATGCTCTGCGGCCAGATGTATGGTTGGTCAAAAATGATGCCCACCCCATCTACCACAAGCGGTCACCCCCCACCAAAGAGTCTGCCCTCTCCAAGTGCCAAAATTGCGGTCTGTCCTGCAGCTCCCCCCTCTGTCAGCGCTGTGACAGTGTTCTAGTCTGTCCTTCGGCCTCCAAGCCCAGTGCTTTTCCCAGCAAGGCCTCTGCTCACGACAGCCTGGTCCATGGGGCACCTCTGCGGGAGAAGTATGTGGGCCAGACTCAGGGCCTTGACCGGTTGCCACCTGTCCACTCAAAGCCCAAGCCCTCCACCACAGCCACCTCCCGCTGTGGCTTCTGTAACCGTGCAGGTGCCACCAACACCTGTACCCAGTGTTCAAAAGTTTCCTGCGATGCCTGCCTCGGCGCCTACCACTGCGACCCCTGCTGCGGAAAAAGGGAGCTGCACAAGTTCACACCCAACAACCAGCTAAGCTACAAATCCACCCAGTTCTCCCATCTTGTGTACAGATAG